The genomic interval TATCGAACAAGTTGAAGAAGAAAGTGTTCATTTAACAAATATGCCGGTTAAAGAAGTAGTCGACCAAGCGTTATTAGACAAATGGAACACATTCATGGCTTTACGTGATGATGTCAACCGTGCATTAGAAGCGGCAAGAAACGAAAAAGTCATCGGTAAATCTTTAGAAGCCAAAGTGAAAATCGGTAAAAGCTCTTCATTTGATACCCTTGCATTTTTAGAAGGCTTTAACGATTTACATCAATTGTTTATCGTATCTCAAGTTGAATTAGTTGAAGATGCACAAGGTGAAGCATATCAACACGGTACAATCGAAATCGCAAAAGCAGATGGAGAGAAATGTGCCCGTTGTTGGAATTACAGCGAATCATTAGGCAGTGTTGGTGAATTAGATGATTTATGTCCACGCTGTCAAGAAGTAGTGAAAACGTTAGTATAATAGAATAAATGAAATGTTGAAGAAGGCAACGTTTACGCGTGATAAGTGCTAACGTTGCCTTTTTTGGTGTGATTTAAGCTGAGATTGCTGAACCGTGCGGCGCTTTCCCAGGAGCCAAAAGGGAAGTCCATACAATAAGCATACTTCGGCAAGGTGTTACCCAATCCCGAAATGTCCTCCCCAAAAATCTGCAATATTTCATACAATCAAAAGTTACAAATTACACCATATAAACAAATCCTTTCTAAACAGTCCAACACTGTATTATTAACAATCCTAGTATGTATTTCAAATGTAGTTATCATGAAATAATTACATAATCAAAATATATCGTGTTATAATGTAGCGGTGACTAACAGAAAGGACAAAAAGTATGAAACAACAATATTACATCGGCCTATCGCTCTTTATCGCACTCATCATCTTGATAGGCGACCAACTGACCAAATTCATCATCCGTACACAAATGACGATTGGTGAGTCATTTGCAGTACTTCCCAATTTTTTATATATTACTTCTCATCGCAATAATGGGGCCGCTTGGGGTATACTAAGTGGGAAGATGACATTCTTCTACATTATTACGGTGATCATTTTAGTTGCGCTCATCGTCTTTTATATTAAAGAAGCAAAAAATCACATGCTGATGCAAATTGCGATTAGTCTGTTATTTTCGGGGGCATTAGGTAACTTTATTGATCGTGTTAGTAGCGGTGAAGTGGTAGACTTTATAGATACAGTCATTTTCGGTTATGATTTTCCTATTTTTAATATTGCAGATGCGAGTTTGACAATAGGTGTGATCTTGTTGATTATTGTATTATTAAAAGATCAGAATCAAAAAGGTAAGGTGTCGTAATGGAAAAACATATATTTAATATTGAAGACGCAACGCATCATTTACAGCGTATTGATAAAATATTGCCTGAGTTCAATTCGGAGTGGTCGCGCAGCCAATTACAAGAGTGGATTAAAGAAGGATTAATTGAAGTCAATGGTAAAGCAGTCAAGTCGAACTATAAATTAAAATTAGGTGACCGTATAGAAATCACTGAAAAAGAAGTTGTAGAAGCAGATATTCAAGCAGAGAACTTAAATTTAGACATTTACTATGAAGATGACGATGTGGCGATTGTTTATAAACCTAAAGGCATGGTTGTTCATCCATCGCCTGGGCATTATACTGGAACGCTCGTGAATGGATTGATGTATCAAATCAAAAACTTATCAGGCATTAACGGTGAAATTCGTCCAGGTATCGTGCACCGTATTGATAAAGATACGTCAGGGTTACTGATGGTCGCGAAAAATGACGTGGCACATCGGAGTTTAGTTGAACAATTGATGGA from Staphylococcus sp. MI 10-1553 carries:
- a CDS encoding RluA family pseudouridine synthase, translating into MEKHIFNIEDATHHLQRIDKILPEFNSEWSRSQLQEWIKEGLIEVNGKAVKSNYKLKLGDRIEITEKEVVEADIQAENLNLDIYYEDDDVAIVYKPKGMVVHPSPGHYTGTLVNGLMYQIKNLSGINGEIRPGIVHRIDKDTSGLLMVAKNDVAHRSLVEQLMEKTVKRKYIALVHGHIPHEFGTIDAPIGRNKNDRQSMAVVDDGKEAVTHFNVIETFKKHTLVECELETGRTHQIRVHMKYIGYPLVGDSKYGPKKTLEIGGQALHAGLIGFEHPKTGEYIERTAPLPAEFEAVIEQVRKEDI
- the lspA gene encoding signal peptidase II; translated protein: MKQQYYIGLSLFIALIILIGDQLTKFIIRTQMTIGESFAVLPNFLYITSHRNNGAAWGILSGKMTFFYIITVIILVALIVFYIKEAKNHMLMQIAISLLFSGALGNFIDRVSSGEVVDFIDTVIFGYDFPIFNIADASLTIGVILLIIVLLKDQNQKGKVS